In Proteus vulgaris, one DNA window encodes the following:
- a CDS encoding MgtC family protein, with product MTMTPYILNLVIAMCLGALIGAERQWRQRMAGLRTNALVATGAAVFILSSIETSPDSPGRIAAQVVSGIGFLGAGVIMREGMNIRGLNTAATLWCSAGIGVLCGLGLYQLATIATLLILCANILLREAAQRINAQPQHQAIDIEQRYSIRIICHEEDEVLVRTLILQAINGLHVRLQSLSSADTLMPSQLEVCAELLATPVEQKEIEAIVCRVSLEKSVSAINWKIAAEHPA from the coding sequence ATGACGATGACACCTTATATTTTAAATTTGGTGATTGCCATGTGTCTTGGTGCTTTGATTGGGGCTGAGCGTCAATGGCGACAAAGAATGGCTGGTTTAAGAACGAATGCACTCGTTGCCACCGGAGCGGCTGTTTTTATCTTAAGTTCAATCGAGACTTCACCAGATAGTCCAGGCCGAATAGCGGCTCAAGTAGTTTCGGGAATAGGCTTTCTGGGCGCAGGTGTAATTATGCGTGAAGGAATGAATATTCGAGGATTAAACACAGCGGCAACACTTTGGTGTTCTGCGGGGATAGGTGTGTTATGCGGTTTAGGTTTGTATCAATTGGCGACTATAGCAACACTTCTTATACTTTGTGCCAATATTTTATTACGGGAAGCTGCTCAACGTATTAATGCTCAACCACAACACCAAGCAATAGATATTGAGCAACGTTACTCAATTCGAATTATTTGTCATGAAGAAGATGAAGTTTTGGTTAGAACCCTTATTTTACAAGCAATAAATGGTTTACATGTTCGATTACAATCTTTGAGTAGTGCAGATACATTGATGCCTAGCCAACTAGAAGTTTGTGCAGAGTTGCTGGCAACTCCAGTTGAACAAAAAGAGATAGAAGCCATTGTTTGTCGTGTTAGCTTAGAAAAAAGTGTAAGTGCGATTAATTGGAAAATTGCAGCTGAACACCCGGCTTAA
- the dsrB gene encoding protein DsrB, with protein sequence MQINDKVVVKTDGVDDREGIILLIEEFNEGIMYLVSLPEYPKGIWFFNEKEGGEGTFVKPIQEK encoded by the coding sequence ATGCAGATTAATGATAAGGTTGTTGTGAAAACAGATGGTGTTGACGATCGTGAAGGGATCATCCTACTTATTGAAGAATTTAACGAAGGTATTATGTATTTAGTATCACTCCCTGAATATCCAAAAGGAATTTGGTTTTTTAATGAAAAAGAGGGTGGTGAAGGGACATTTGTTAAGCCAATACAAGAAAAGTGA
- the cspE gene encoding transcription antiterminator/RNA stability regulator CspE, whose translation MSDKMKGQVKWFNESKGFGFITPADGSKDVFVHFSAIQGNGFKTLAEGQNVEFTIENGAKGPAAANVTAL comes from the coding sequence ATGTCTGACAAAATGAAAGGTCAAGTTAAGTGGTTCAACGAGTCTAAAGGCTTTGGTTTTATTACTCCAGCAGACGGAAGCAAAGACGTATTCGTTCACTTTTCTGCCATTCAAGGTAACGGTTTCAAAACTCTGGCTGAAGGTCAGAACGTAGAATTCACAATTGAAAACGGTGCAAAAGGTCCAGCAGCTGCTAACGTAACAGCTCTGTAA
- a CDS encoding YlaC family protein, giving the protein MNVLKEILERDLNRINKAEKRDGKPHFNSQFLKNHIWLCISMVLSYILLAALLIYSPYFGIISLVLFTLMFLVMAGVLLFDIKPIYKFEDIGVLDLRVCYNGEWYTFEKLSDEAVNEIQQHPAISPQIKEDIREIISKKQEIHFYDVYLMAFDPVQQSISASQLSPQS; this is encoded by the coding sequence ATGAATGTATTAAAAGAAATCTTAGAGCGTGATTTAAACCGGATCAATAAAGCTGAAAAAAGAGACGGAAAACCACACTTTAATAGTCAATTTTTGAAAAACCATATCTGGTTATGTATCAGCATGGTTCTCTCTTATATATTACTTGCCGCATTACTTATCTACTCTCCTTATTTTGGCATTATTTCACTGGTGCTTTTTACTTTGATGTTCCTAGTGATGGCCGGAGTATTGCTATTTGACATTAAGCCTATCTATAAATTTGAAGATATTGGCGTACTTGATTTAAGAGTTTGCTATAACGGTGAATGGTATACCTTTGAGAAACTGTCTGATGAAGCAGTAAATGAAATTCAGCAACATCCCGCAATTTCGCCACAAATAAAAGAAGACATTCGAGAGATTATTAGTAAAAAACAAGAAATTCATTTTTATGATGTCTATTTGATGGCATTCGACCCTGTCCAGCAATCTATTTCAGCATCACAATTATCACCCCAATCTTGA
- a CDS encoding NAD(P)H-dependent oxidoreductase, producing MANVFIINASKEFDGSEGKLNDHLTQVATTLLSSHQINVQSTRIDDGYDNDEEVDKYLWADVIIYQMPAWWMEGPWILKKYIDDVFSAGDGKLFIDDGRTRKDPSKKYGSGGLLQGKKYLLSVTWNAPFESFEEQEQFFEGKGIDAVYFPFHKANQFLGMEGLKTFGMFDVVKQPQIEKDIQAYKKHLEQEIIGLYH from the coding sequence GTGGCTAACGTATTTATTATTAATGCATCAAAAGAATTTGATGGTTCTGAAGGAAAACTCAACGATCATTTAACGCAAGTTGCGACGACATTGCTATCTTCACATCAGATAAATGTGCAATCAACACGTATTGATGATGGCTACGATAATGATGAAGAAGTTGATAAATATTTATGGGCTGACGTTATTATTTATCAAATGCCAGCATGGTGGATGGAAGGTCCTTGGATCTTAAAAAAATATATTGATGATGTATTTAGTGCCGGTGACGGTAAACTATTTATTGATGATGGTCGCACACGAAAAGATCCTTCAAAGAAATACGGTTCGGGAGGGTTGCTACAAGGTAAAAAATACTTACTTTCTGTGACTTGGAATGCGCCATTTGAATCTTTTGAAGAACAAGAGCAATTCTTTGAAGGAAAAGGTATTGATGCTGTGTATTTTCCATTCCACAAAGCAAATCAGTTTTTAGGCATGGAAGGATTGAAAACCTTCGGAATGTTTGATGTGGTAAAACAACCACAAATTGAAAAAGATATTCAGGCGTATAAAAAGCACTTAGAACAAGAAATTATTGGTTTGTATCATTAA
- a CDS encoding AraC family transcriptional regulator, whose product MNITDLSTPILIEFEEFKKTLLSHTKDKEGGWDTAVSGLALCHYTATTESEGWMYEPSLAIAAQGAKQITIGLETNCYRPMNMLLTSSDIPTFAKVCEASKEAPFLAILLKLDLSLLPELLAENRFELLQESNQHRAQQVVPVTAPILQAVTRLIKLIDTPEDVPFIAPLIQKEILYYLLRSNGGARQQLLASQHPQCRQINHALDWVKLRYRDTIRIEDLTTLVGMSTSSFHFHFKNRTGMTPLQYQKWLRLNEARRIMLIEMADVSEAAFRVGYESPSQFSREYHRLFGLAPLKDIQRLKESDTERVSLDY is encoded by the coding sequence ATGAACATCACCGATTTATCAACGCCAATTTTAATTGAGTTCGAGGAATTTAAAAAAACACTCCTTTCCCATACGAAAGATAAGGAAGGAGGTTGGGATACGGCTGTTTCTGGATTAGCGTTGTGTCATTATACAGCAACGACAGAATCAGAAGGGTGGATGTATGAGCCAAGTTTGGCTATTGCTGCTCAAGGTGCAAAACAAATAACAATAGGCTTAGAAACAAATTGTTATCGCCCTATGAATATGCTTTTGACATCATCTGATATACCTACTTTTGCTAAAGTTTGTGAAGCCTCTAAAGAGGCGCCATTTTTAGCTATTTTACTCAAATTAGACCTCTCTTTATTGCCTGAATTGTTAGCTGAAAATCGATTTGAATTATTGCAAGAAAGCAATCAACACAGAGCTCAACAAGTTGTTCCCGTCACAGCACCAATATTACAAGCAGTCACTAGGCTTATTAAACTGATTGATACACCAGAGGATGTACCTTTCATTGCTCCTTTGATCCAAAAAGAGATCCTTTATTACTTATTACGATCAAATGGTGGGGCTAGGCAGCAGTTATTAGCATCGCAACACCCTCAATGCCGTCAAATTAATCATGCGCTTGATTGGGTTAAGTTGCGTTATCGAGACACTATTCGCATTGAAGATTTGACCACATTAGTAGGAATGAGTACCTCTTCATTTCATTTCCACTTTAAAAACCGAACGGGTATGACACCATTACAATATCAAAAATGGCTACGCCTCAATGAAGCCCGACGCATTATGTTAATTGAAATGGCAGACGTCTCTGAAGCCGCATTTAGAGTGGGATATGAAAGCCCATCACAATTTAGTCGTGAATATCATCGATTATTTGGTCTAGCTCCTTTAAAAGATATCCAACGATTAAAAGAATCTGACACTGAAAGAGTATCTTTGGATTATTAG
- the pyrC gene encoding dihydroorotase, protein MTTAQPITLTIRRPDDWHVHFRDDDMLKTVVPYTSHYFGRAIVMPNLVPPVTTIEAARAYRDRIKAAIPAGDNFEPLMTCYLTDSTLPSEVEQGFLQGVFTACKLYPANATTNSSHGVSDITKIYPILSVMEKIGMPLLIHGEVTASHIDIFDREARFIDNVMSPVRKQFPELKIVFEHITTKEAAQYVLEGNEFLGATITPQHLMFNRNHMLVGGVKPHLYCLPILKRNVHQEALRQAVASGNSRFFLGTDSAPHLQHRKESSCGCAGVFNAPTALAAYATVFKELDALAHFEAFCSLNGPRFYGLPVNEGTITLTEKTIEAPAQILCGNEALIPFLANENVHWDITVD, encoded by the coding sequence ATGACCACTGCACAACCTATCACCCTCACTATTCGCCGTCCTGATGATTGGCATGTTCACTTTCGTGATGATGACATGCTAAAAACCGTTGTTCCTTATACCAGTCATTATTTTGGCAGAGCTATTGTCATGCCAAACCTCGTTCCACCAGTTACAACTATTGAAGCAGCTCGCGCTTATCGTGATCGAATTAAAGCAGCTATTCCTGCTGGTGATAACTTCGAACCTTTAATGACTTGCTATTTAACAGATAGCACACTGCCTTCAGAAGTTGAACAAGGTTTTTTACAAGGTGTTTTCACTGCTTGTAAGCTTTACCCAGCAAATGCAACAACAAACTCAAGCCATGGTGTATCTGATATTACAAAGATTTATCCAATCTTAAGTGTGATGGAAAAAATCGGTATGCCATTGTTGATCCACGGCGAAGTTACTGCTTCACATATTGATATTTTTGATAGAGAAGCACGTTTCATTGATAACGTCATGTCCCCTGTACGCAAACAATTTCCTGAGCTAAAAATAGTTTTTGAACATATCACAACCAAAGAAGCGGCTCAGTATGTGCTAGAAGGAAATGAATTTCTCGGCGCCACCATTACTCCGCAACATTTGATGTTTAACCGTAATCATATGTTGGTTGGCGGTGTTAAGCCTCATCTCTATTGTCTACCAATTCTTAAACGTAATGTTCACCAAGAAGCATTAAGACAAGCAGTAGCATCTGGAAATTCTCGCTTTTTCTTAGGAACAGACTCTGCACCACATTTGCAACATCGAAAAGAGTCCTCTTGTGGCTGTGCGGGTGTATTTAACGCCCCTACTGCATTAGCCGCCTATGCAACCGTGTTTAAAGAACTTGATGCATTAGCGCACTTTGAAGCATTCTGTTCACTCAATGGTCCACGTTTTTATGGGTTACCTGTAAATGAAGGCACCATTACGCTAACAGAAAAAACCATTGAAGCACCTGCTCAAATTCTTTGTGGTAATGAAGCACTTATCCCATTCTTAGCGAATGAAAATGTTCACTGGGATATTACTGTCGATTAA
- the bssS gene encoding biofilm formation regulator BssS, with translation MSRKNEVIQTHPVVGWDISTVDIYDAMMLRLHYLPENEHHPENAVVDKTLWLTTDIAKQLIHILQAGIDKIESSEDSVSDNTKH, from the coding sequence ATGAGTAGAAAAAATGAAGTTATACAGACACATCCTGTTGTAGGCTGGGATATCAGTACCGTTGACATCTACGATGCCATGATGTTGCGTTTACATTATCTTCCTGAAAACGAACATCATCCAGAAAATGCAGTTGTAGATAAGACACTTTGGCTCACAACAGATATAGCTAAACAGTTGATTCATATTCTTCAAGCAGGTATTGATAAAATTGAATCATCTGAAGATTCTGTTTCAGACAACACCAAGCATTAA
- a CDS encoding response regulator transcription factor — protein MNELPNHQIAKKLRISNSTVYSHKRHITEKINVKNRIELFFIYNILKYIYEK, from the coding sequence ATGAACGAATTGCCTAATCACCAAATAGCTAAAAAGCTACGTATTAGCAATAGCACAGTATATTCACACAAGAGACATATCACTGAAAAGATTAACGTAAAAAATAGAATTGAACTGTTTTTCATATATAACATTTTAAAATACATATATGAAAAGTAG
- the ttrA gene encoding tetrathionate reductase subunit TtrA, whose protein sequence is MAKFTRRQWLKGGLVIGGITAFAASYRDVAKRAVDGLVDGTSGKVTLDRINGNSLLPEGKVVKESNWQANTDQSVCMTQCFGCWTQCGVRARVDRANNKVLRIAGNPYHPLSHDHHFGYNMPIKEAFEKMGGESGLENRSTACARGATMMESLDSPTRILEPMKRVGKRGEGKWKRISFEQLIQEIVEGGDLFGEGHVDGLRAIRDLDTLIDPKQPSLGPKANQLLMTNAGDDGRDTFIRRFAQNSFGSKNFGAHGSYCGLAYRAGSGALMNDLDKNAHVKPDWDYVEFALFLGTSPAQSGNPFKRQGRQLANARIRDSFNYVVVAPALPLTTTLANDHGHWVPVQPGTDAALVMGMIRWIIENKRYNADYLSVPSEVSMKNVGEKSWTNATHLVISDEKHPLSGQMLTTAHFNDVAEGEEQNLVLSLDGELVPATQIDKAQLFATHKVTLKTGTEVTVKSSFQLLDEAAKRMTLAEYSERCKVPETTIAALGREFTAYGRKAAVISHGGMMGGNGFYTAWSVIMLNALIGNLNLKGGVSVGGGKFNGATDGPCYKMDSFKGKVKPKGMVLSRSKAAYEKSDEYRERVEKGESPYPAKAPWYPFAAGQLTEQLGSALAGYPYSLKAWITNMTNPVYGIAGIRQVMEERLKDPKHLPLIIGIDAFMNETTALADYIVPDTHNFESWGFSAPWSGVQVKASTARWPIIEPRVAKTAEGQPISMETFCIAVAKALDLPGFGDKAIEDMDGNFYPINSAEDYYLRVAANMAFMGEKPVAPATNEDILLSGVDRILPAITSTLKNEEVLRVAYIYTRGGRFAPYDKAWNGDETGPQWKKPLQIWNEEVAKNHHAITGERYSGCPTYYPPRLSDGSDIHQHYPENQWPLKLMSFKSHVVSSSTGMIQRLRMVKPSNLVAINPQDGKKWGVNHGDKVRIVTPGGQVEAEISLLDGVMPGVLAIEHGYGHQELGSRQHYLDEQPLPMDKDIGNGINLNDLGFADPTREITNTWLDWVSGASVRQGLPAKIERIA, encoded by the coding sequence ATGGCTAAATTTACAAGACGTCAATGGCTTAAAGGTGGATTAGTTATCGGTGGTATTACCGCATTTGCTGCCAGCTACCGTGATGTTGCTAAACGTGCCGTAGATGGTTTAGTTGATGGCACATCGGGTAAAGTGACACTTGATAGGATCAATGGTAACTCGTTATTACCTGAAGGTAAGGTTGTTAAAGAGAGCAATTGGCAAGCGAATACTGATCAATCTGTTTGTATGACCCAATGTTTTGGTTGTTGGACGCAATGCGGTGTTCGTGCCCGTGTTGATCGAGCAAACAATAAAGTATTACGTATTGCAGGTAACCCTTATCATCCACTTTCTCATGATCATCATTTTGGCTACAACATGCCAATTAAAGAAGCATTTGAAAAAATGGGGGGTGAAAGTGGGTTAGAAAATCGCTCTACGGCTTGTGCGCGTGGTGCAACCATGATGGAAAGCCTTGATAGCCCAACTCGAATTCTTGAACCGATGAAACGAGTCGGTAAACGGGGTGAAGGTAAATGGAAACGCATTAGCTTTGAACAATTGATCCAAGAAATTGTTGAAGGCGGTGATTTGTTTGGAGAAGGTCATGTTGATGGTTTACGTGCGATCCGTGATTTAGATACTCTTATTGATCCCAAACAACCCTCATTAGGCCCTAAAGCTAACCAATTATTAATGACAAATGCGGGTGATGATGGGCGTGATACATTTATTCGTCGCTTTGCTCAAAACTCATTTGGTAGTAAAAACTTTGGTGCTCATGGCTCTTATTGCGGATTAGCGTATCGTGCTGGTTCTGGTGCGTTAATGAACGATTTAGATAAAAACGCCCACGTTAAACCAGATTGGGATTACGTTGAATTTGCACTGTTCTTAGGAACATCACCAGCACAATCAGGTAATCCATTTAAGCGCCAAGGTCGCCAATTAGCTAATGCACGTATTCGTGACTCGTTTAATTATGTGGTTGTTGCACCGGCTTTACCGTTAACAACAACATTAGCTAACGATCATGGGCATTGGGTTCCTGTTCAACCAGGAACGGATGCCGCTTTAGTGATGGGAATGATCCGCTGGATCATTGAAAATAAGCGCTACAATGCAGACTATCTGTCAGTGCCAAGCGAAGTTTCAATGAAAAATGTGGGTGAGAAGAGCTGGACAAATGCGACTCACCTTGTGATCAGTGATGAAAAACATCCACTTTCAGGACAAATGCTTACCACGGCACATTTTAATGATGTTGCTGAGGGGGAAGAGCAAAACTTAGTGTTATCACTAGATGGTGAATTAGTTCCTGCGACACAAATCGATAAAGCACAATTATTTGCTACGCATAAAGTCACTTTAAAAACAGGCACTGAAGTGACGGTAAAATCAAGTTTCCAATTACTTGATGAAGCAGCTAAACGTATGACACTGGCTGAATATAGCGAGCGTTGTAAAGTACCAGAAACGACCATTGCTGCATTAGGCCGTGAATTCACCGCTTATGGGCGAAAAGCTGCTGTTATCTCTCATGGTGGTATGATGGGAGGAAATGGTTTTTATACTGCTTGGAGCGTGATCATGCTCAATGCACTAATAGGTAACTTAAACCTTAAAGGTGGGGTATCTGTTGGTGGCGGTAAATTTAATGGTGCAACAGATGGCCCTTGTTACAAAATGGATAGCTTTAAGGGTAAAGTGAAGCCAAAAGGTATGGTGTTATCGCGTAGTAAAGCTGCCTATGAAAAATCCGATGAATATCGTGAGCGTGTAGAGAAAGGGGAATCTCCATATCCGGCAAAAGCGCCTTGGTATCCGTTTGCCGCAGGGCAATTAACTGAGCAACTAGGTTCTGCATTAGCGGGTTATCCTTATTCATTAAAAGCATGGATCACGAATATGACCAATCCTGTTTATGGGATCGCTGGTATTCGTCAAGTAATGGAAGAGCGTCTTAAAGATCCGAAGCATTTGCCTTTAATTATCGGCATTGATGCCTTTATGAATGAAACAACCGCGCTCGCAGACTATATCGTGCCTGATACTCACAATTTTGAAAGTTGGGGATTTAGTGCGCCTTGGTCTGGTGTTCAAGTGAAAGCAAGTACCGCACGTTGGCCGATTATTGAACCTCGAGTTGCTAAAACAGCGGAAGGCCAACCAATCTCAATGGAAACATTCTGTATTGCTGTTGCCAAAGCCTTAGATTTACCCGGCTTTGGTGATAAAGCTATTGAAGATATGGATGGAAATTTCTATCCAATCAACAGTGCAGAAGATTACTATTTACGTGTTGCGGCTAATATGGCTTTTATGGGTGAAAAACCGGTTGCACCTGCAACTAATGAAGATATTTTACTGAGTGGTGTTGATCGAATTTTGCCAGCAATAACTTCCACATTAAAAAATGAAGAAGTATTGCGTGTTGCATATATTTACACCCGAGGCGGTCGTTTTGCTCCTTATGACAAAGCATGGAATGGTGATGAAACTGGACCTCAGTGGAAGAAACCATTACAAATTTGGAATGAAGAAGTTGCGAAAAATCATCATGCAATAACGGGTGAGCGTTATAGTGGTTGCCCAACTTATTATCCACCACGTCTTTCAGATGGTAGTGATATTCACCAGCACTATCCTGAAAATCAATGGCCATTAAAACTAATGTCCTTTAAGTCTCATGTAGTGAGTAGCTCAACGGGTATGATACAACGTTTACGAATGGTGAAACCGAGTAATTTGGTCGCAATTAATCCTCAAGATGGTAAAAAATGGGGAGTTAATCATGGTGATAAGGTTCGTATTGTAACACCTGGTGGGCAAGTTGAAGCTGAGATTAGTTTACTCGATGGTGTGATGCCAGGTGTTTTAGCGATTGAACATGGTTATGGGCATCAAGAATTAGGCTCTCGTCAACATTACTTAGATGAACAACCTTTACCGATGGATAAAGATATTGGTAATGGTATCAATCTTAATGATTTAGGGTTTGCTGATCCAACAAGAGAGATAACCAATACTTGGTTAGACTGGGTATCTGGTGCCTCTGTTCGTCAAGGTTTACCTGCTAAAATTGAACGTATCGCTTAA
- the ttrC gene encoding tetrathionate reductase subunit TtrC, whose product MISQVSQIQEVMAIPQEYFWLPWAVQYFFFIGIACSATLYACWQCWKGRAGNQRLEAVAVFIAVTAGITAPLALTADLHQTARVWHFYAYPTPWSWMAWGSILLPLFSAFSMLYFAAMVVRLVWKREYKLTRWVALACSLTAIGLLLYTGREASILKARPVLYTYWLPILLFFSAMQVLPTLLALGTRREPIHQRELAMWFVSSLMLLAVCTGFWVAGDTISGQAIRQQLAMGSLGWWSAMGVIALWVISVAMGLLMAKQARSVAFITMMAFVSMGLAWVLRWLMLMGAQYLPKYNIITNPYEFTLGNDGLMAIVGTFGLWIALTIIFRESIRWVVRRVQHG is encoded by the coding sequence ATGATCTCGCAAGTCTCTCAAATTCAAGAAGTCATGGCGATCCCGCAAGAATATTTTTGGTTGCCTTGGGCTGTGCAGTATTTCTTTTTTATTGGTATTGCTTGCAGTGCAACACTTTACGCCTGTTGGCAGTGTTGGAAAGGCCGAGCAGGTAATCAACGTTTAGAAGCCGTTGCGGTATTTATTGCAGTAACAGCGGGTATTACAGCACCGCTTGCTTTAACTGCAGATTTACACCAGACCGCACGTGTATGGCACTTTTATGCTTATCCAACACCGTGGTCGTGGATGGCATGGGGTTCAATATTACTGCCATTATTCTCGGCGTTTAGCATGCTTTACTTTGCGGCAATGGTTGTTCGCTTAGTGTGGAAACGTGAATATAAATTAACACGTTGGGTTGCATTAGCTTGCTCATTAACTGCAATTGGTTTGCTGTTATATACAGGGCGCGAAGCTTCTATCTTAAAAGCAAGACCTGTGCTGTATACCTATTGGTTACCGATCCTTCTGTTCTTTAGTGCAATGCAAGTACTACCAACATTGTTGGCATTAGGAACGCGTCGTGAACCTATACATCAACGTGAATTAGCGATGTGGTTTGTAAGTTCATTAATGTTATTAGCAGTATGTACAGGTTTTTGGGTTGCTGGCGATACTATTTCAGGTCAAGCCATTAGACAACAATTAGCAATGGGAAGTCTTGGCTGGTGGAGTGCTATGGGCGTTATCGCACTATGGGTTATCTCTGTTGCGATGGGACTTTTGATGGCAAAACAAGCTCGTTCGGTTGCATTTATTACCATGATGGCATTTGTATCAATGGGGCTTGCGTGGGTATTACGCTGGTTAATGTTGATGGGTGCGCAATATCTTCCAAAATATAACATTATTACAAATCCTTATGAGTTTACGCTAGGCAATGATGGACTGATGGCAATCGTCGGAACATTTGGATTGTGGATAGCGTTAACCATCATCTTTAGAGAAAGTATTCGTTGGGTTGTCAGGAGAGTGCAGCATGGCTAA
- the ttrB gene encoding tetrathionate reductase subunit TtrB → MDLGKRKFLQQLGVLTAGASLVPLAEAGIKLSPERREGSEDKRYGMLIDLRRCVGCQSCTVSCNIENQTPQGQFRTTVNQYQVAIKGQEGITNVLLPRLCNHCDEPPCVPVCPVQATFQRKDGIVVVDNERCVGCAYCVQACPYDARFINHSTQTADKCTFCAHRLEVGLLPACVESCVGGARIIGDMKDPNSTISKMLRTHEKELKVLKPESGTLPQVFYLGLDDAFVQPLAGQGQPALWQQEVHS, encoded by the coding sequence ATGGATCTTGGAAAACGAAAATTTCTACAACAATTAGGGGTCCTTACTGCGGGTGCTTCACTGGTTCCTTTAGCTGAAGCCGGCATTAAATTATCACCTGAGCGTCGTGAAGGCTCGGAAGATAAACGCTATGGCATGCTGATTGATTTACGCCGTTGTGTAGGATGCCAGTCCTGTACTGTGAGCTGTAATATTGAAAATCAAACACCCCAAGGGCAATTTAGGACGACAGTAAACCAATATCAGGTTGCTATCAAGGGGCAAGAAGGGATAACTAACGTCTTGCTACCTAGATTATGTAACCATTGTGATGAACCGCCTTGTGTCCCAGTTTGCCCTGTCCAAGCAACTTTCCAACGTAAAGATGGCATTGTTGTTGTTGATAATGAACGTTGTGTTGGTTGTGCTTATTGTGTTCAAGCATGTCCTTACGATGCACGTTTTATTAATCACTCAACACAAACTGCGGATAAATGCACTTTCTGTGCGCATCGCCTTGAAGTCGGTTTATTGCCAGCCTGTGTCGAATCTTGTGTTGGTGGCGCGCGTATTATTGGTGATATGAAAGATCCTAATAGCACTATTAGCAAAATGCTGCGTACACATGAAAAAGAGCTGAAAGTATTAAAACCAGAAAGTGGCACATTGCCACAAGTTTTCTATCTCGGCCTCGATGATGCATTTGTACAACCGTTAGCAGGTCAAGGACAACCAGCATTATGGCAGCAGGAGGTTCACTCATGA